Part of the Cololabis saira isolate AMF1-May2022 chromosome 15, fColSai1.1, whole genome shotgun sequence genome, GGTTCTTTGCAAAATGCTATtaaatgttataaaaaaaacacactttattAATGAAAACACATCAGGGTGTTCTTGGCTGTGTTTTCAAAGGTAGCTGGGTTTTTTGGGGCTTTCAACAAATCAGACCCCCTCGCCCAGACCCACGTGGTCCCGGCATCCCAGCATCATTTTTGACTCatagccagaggtgtcaaaagtattcacattcattactcaggtagaagtatagatactagagtttaaaaatactcctgtagaagttgaagtatcaactcaagttttttactcaagtaaacgtataaaagtactggtttcaaaactacttaaagtataaaagtaaaagtaatgtaatggggaaaaaagccattatggacaaaagccattgaaaatgaatgcatcttagtataatgcaaatatattaaagaaccatatgtgtgtactattgagcattaacatgtgtttcagagagcaggagatatgatgactagttgcctataagtattgtaatggtgcaaaaagtcaaacttcagaggcatgttatcatttatcctaacctttattggaatgtacatccaagtttagttgcaggaatctgagggaacggatgtaagaacaaaactggacaagaacatctgaaacaaccacaaccaaattcactctatccggatggagcaatttaactggatagtttttttttaaaggccgaaatgaaatagagtaacgaggctgtttttaaaatataaggattaaaaagtacagataattgcatgaaaatgtaaggagtaaaagtaaaaagtgaaaaaaaaattaccccagtgaagtatagataaccaaaatttctactgaagtcaggtaacaaagtatttgtacttcgttacttgacacctttgCTCATAGCTATCTGGTGGCTTTTTCTGTAGCTTCAGTTGCAGCACGGATGGCCTCCCTAAGCACTTTGCAGAGTGATTCTCTGCAACTCATCTCCAAAAGGTACTCAGCAATCCCACCAGCCTTGTCCCCTGCATCCCTTCACAAGCTCCTGCAGGGTTCACTCTCTCTCCCCGGCCTCATCCGTGCTTTCTCCACAAAGCACTGTGAGCTGTAGGACGGCCAGTTGGCTTCAGTTGGACCTTTAATGATTGCAGATGTCGTTCCAGCAACGTTCAGTCCAGTGGAATTCAATACTACAACAGTACTGATTGCTGAGAGGAAGTTAACAATTATGCACTATATGCCATCATATACTTGTACCATCCCTCTCGGAAAGCGTTTCAAAGGGATTTAGTTCAAGACTGATTGCTGGTCAACGGAAAACACGACTTCTGGTCACGAACGTGTTAACAACCTAGTTTTCGGATCCCTTTTTCCTACTAAAACACCTACATAAACatatgatttcataaaatatatgATATAGTAAGAGCCTCCAGTACAAAAGGCAGTTTATTTTCAAAAGATAAGTCTTGCCTATTTGAACAGTTCTTCAGTCCTAATTGTTATTTATGTAAAAACAGGTTAAATCAGGTCAAATGAAACTAAATGgctctattatatatatatatatatatatatatatatatatatatatatatatatatatatatatatataatatatatatatataatatatatacataatatatatacatatatttttgttttgttttgttttgttttaaaagaggAACAGAATGATGGTAGATCTTTAATTTCTTCCCCAGCATCTAATCATTTCAATTTCATCTCCAGAATAAGAGCTCGATTGTGGGTCATGTGCAAGTGCAGAGGCCTCAGGATAGATTTTACCCTCCGTTCTCATGTGTCTTGGGACCCTGAGAACTTTGATCGATGCTGCATGAAAGATGAGACAAAGACTGGAGGGCTAGACTGTTTAAGGGGTTTTGAATGAGTGCAGAGCGTTGCATGTCACATCCAGAGCTCTAATTAATTCAAATTACTGTGGCCTGCTACTTTGTCAGCACGTCAAGTCACCGTGTGATACACTGTGTCATTACAGCGGATGACGCCCTGTAAGCTTCTTCTGGGGTTAGCAGCTCTACGGCTCGCTGCCGTTCCCCCAGCGTCAGCAGAGTGGTGGAGCTTAAATACCTCCTCGCTCCTTCTGCACTCAGCTTCTTGACTTTCTTTCTACCGTGACACCCACAACACCACTCTTGctgccagtttgtgtttctgtctcACAGCTTCAGGCTCCAGGGTCCCCCTAAAAAGCCTGTCGCTCCTCGCTCACCACAGCTGCTGCCAAATGGGCTTTGTGTGCGTTTAAAAGGGAAGGGTGGCTAGATTTTCAGTGGTGTGGGGACATCCCAGTGGATATTAGGTGAGATTGCCATCTTGCTTGAGTGACCTTGCTTCAAAATAAATAGTAGAAGACATGGGCAATCTCAATGCcatttaaaaaagcaaaatcaaaaatgctccctgacccaatacagaggttcttttcaattcaggagactctttacaatcttagaggtgtctgcaatttcacagtacaaatagctaaaaaaggtatgaaaaggagatgtgtctccattactggagttaaattctggaataatgccaacataaatttaaaaacatgtcattcttttgttgtatttaagaaaatggtttgtaaagctatttttgaaggtTATAAGTGCAAGTgaccatctgtaaatgtttctttgcttttctattgtttctttgccttttgttgtttctttgcttttctattctctttttggttttctggaggttggtagccaaaaatagaaagttggtaatataggataggcttttataagcagtttgcttctgcctatgccttttcagttattgttcaacacatttttttggttttgtatgaaaagttaatgctgtgtacaatgtttttttggtgttgttttgtgttgcaatgactgaataaacttcattcaatGCCATTTTAAAATCCTCCTCATTTTTAGAAGGTGGTTTTGAAAAGGTTAACCTTTGCAAAAggtggagaaaaaaacaaacataaatcaACAGAAGTATTTCCCTGAGTGTTTATTAATAAACTAAAACACTTAAGACAGCACGAGAGCATCTGGAAAATTGAGGATGACATTATTTCTTATTAGACTTTGATCACCTCGCTGAAATAAAGACGCTTAAAGAGGCGACTTCTGTGTTTTTCAGATGGGGGAACAAAGAAGCTCCGCAGCACCATCCGGAGGAGCACGGAGACCGGCATCGCGGTGGAGATGAGGAATCGGGTGACACGGCAGGGCAGCAAGGACTCTACCGACGGCAGCACCAACTCCAATAGCTCTGATGGAACGTGCGTAACCCGCCAGGTTCTCCTCCCTCCATGCATCCATGTGTAGCATCTGTTCGTCCTTATCGGACCATGTTTCCTCCTCAGGTTTGTCTTCCCTACCACTCGCCTGGGGCCTGAGAGCCAGTTCAGTGACTTCCTGGATGGACTTGGCCCCGCTCAGATCGTAGGCCGGCAAACGCTAGCTACCCCCCCTATGGGTAAGCCAAAAGTGAAAATGACTAGAacgggggtcagcaacccgcggctctagagccgcatgcggctctttagcgccgccctggagctttttcaaaaaagtttgaccttttttttttctttttttcttctttttttcctttttttcttttttctctttttctttcttcctttttcctttactttttaatctcgacattttgacttttttctcgaaattttgactttttctcgacatttcgacttttttctcaacatttcgacttttttctcaacatttcaacttttttctcgatatttcgacttttttctctacatttcgacttttttttctccacatttcgacttttatctcaacattttgactttttctcgagattgtacttcaacattaatctcgacatttcgacttttttctcgagatttcgacttttttctcgacatttcgactgttttctcgacatttcaacttttttctcgaagtgcataatgaaaaaaaaaatctaaccccagttataactaataaagatacatgcagcatgtgttgtcttcattctaaggcttatacaagacttttcattttttgcggctccagacatatttgttttttgtgtttttggtccaatatggctctttcaacattttaggttgccgacccctggactagaatGACACAAAACTCATATTtaagcatttttcttttgtcataTCTATGTTTGGTAGCTTCTAATTACAGGATTTCTACGTCAAAATATGTCAAAAATACTGACAAATGACCCTTTCATTACTgttaattattattcattagTCGGACAGTTACAGGTGATTAAAGCTGTCGTCTTTGCAGATGGATTTGTAGGCAGTCACATTCAAATATTCAGTTTTAACGGACTTTTAGACGTGCAGCCGCATCTATAAATACAGCACAAAGTATTTGTGTATTCACTCAGCACGAGTGAAGTTATTCTTGCATGAGATATAAATCTTTCATGCAAAGGTCACTGGTTAtggaaaaacaaggaaacagcAGTGAGCTCCATACCTGCCTGTTGAAGCCAGTCGCGCAGCTCTTTGTCGCCCTCTGCTGGTAGACGTCAACACGTCCGGTTTTCCCTTGATGGTTAAACTGAGCACTGCACATATCATTCCTGGTTTGAACTCTGGTTCTTTAGTAAATAATtggaggtttgtttttttttttttcaggggaTGTCCATGTCGGTATGTTGGACAGAGGAGGCCAGCTGGAAGTGGAAGTCAACCAGGCCAGAGGACTGAACTCCAAACCTGGTTCCAGAAACATCCCAGGTACTCACCTCACCTACTAAAACTACAACACTCGGGGAGGTCACAGTTATGTAGctgttcctttctttttctcagCAACCTATGTCAAGGTATATGTCTTGGAGAACGGAATGTGCTTGGCCAAGAAGAAAACCAAAGTAGTGAAAAAGACGCTGGATCCCACCTACCAGCAGGCTCTGTTGTTTGATGAGAGTCCTCAGGGCAAAGTCCTACAGGTCTGGGACATCCTTTATTATCTTCCTTCTTCCACCTTTTACAATTTTCTGatcatcttttttatttatttattttttaaaacaactgtttttcatccattcattattTCACCAGACTGCAAAAGTTTTCCCAGGTGTGAAATGATCTCACATAACCACAGAGATCAATATCACGTTATTTTCACCGGATTTCTGCATTGTCCTTTAATTTATCAATTaatttgtctgtttttctgtATTATGAATTGGAAATACAGATGCACCCATAGGGGGAGAAACTTCCCACCAAGATTAAATATTTTtgtagttttcttttgtttaaataaattGAAACTAACTAAAAATACAAGATACAAGATAGTTATGGGCCTTTCATTGGAAAATCACTGCAGAGATTAATATCGttcaactggaaaacatctatttTAACCCTAACTGATGCAGTAAGTGCAGGTTTTTGAGAAGTTATGACAAGTCAAGAAATCTTGAGTCATTGTGGTCAGAAGGATGTCTTACGTACGGCTCCTCCGGATAACCGCCACAAAATCTTAGAGCTTTAAAAACTGTGATAAAAGTTGATTTTACCATCATCTCTCCTGCAGGTAATCGTGTGGGGGGATTACGGGCGTATGGACCACAAGTGCTTCATGGGAATGGCCCAGATCCTTCTGGAGGACTTGGACCTGTCTGCCACAGTCAGCGGCTGGTACAAGCTGTTCCCTACCTCCTCTCTGGCAGACCCCAGCATCGGCCAGCTCACCAGACGCCTCTCCCAGTCGTCCCTGGAGAGCGCCACCAGCCCGTCCTGCACCTAGACACACAGGATACACGCAGGATACACCGTCACGCGCAGGCAGAGTCACGCAGACACATGTACTGTAAATACACAACAACTGCAACACAGGTAGAAACACATGCAAAGACACACACGAACACAGGTTTGCATCTGTGCAGGAAGACACAggtgacaaacacacacacacacacacacacacacaaacacacacacaccgacatGCTGCCATATCCTTTACCTTTACAGTATTCTCTACTGTGTGCTCATATTTCCACCCAGCGATCAGTGTTATTTGACAAACCATCAGCAAAACCCAACTCAAACTAGGCGCAGTTTAACCGAACATGTAGCATTTTTCACCGAAAACTTTCAGCGTCTCATACCAGGGTTCACCCGGTGCTGCGTCCCGCATTCCAGCTCACCAGATCTCCGTGGCGCCACCCATCCCAGGGCCATCCCGATGCCAGTTTCTAAACTTCTCTATgccaaacaaagaagaaaactttattttttaaaaccaaagcaattgttattgttgttattattactatacgTAGTAGGTTAACAAGTATACAATATAAAGTATGGATATGTAGCAGAGTCAATGACTTAGATgtaatgcaaaaaacaaaaaagaagattaCATTCTACACACAAGCTTAGAGCGATAGGacaaacacataaacacacctGGCTACCAGGCTCAGACCCTCACATAATGGCTGTTATGTGAAGTAGCAACACTGCTATTCTATAATTTTCACAGGGCAGAgtttatatagatatatataaatataaatatatatatcttaaTAGATAGTTAAATACTTATTTGTCTTTATATATGTATTGGCTGCATTCTGCATGTTTGCTTGCAAGACATTTCAAAGTGCTTCGACTTTATTTGATCTTTATTTCGCTTGCCTCCTCTGATGTGTGAAGGCGTGTAGTGCTGCTTTACTTTGCAATTggtcctgaaaaaaaaagagcactTCACTGAGTTAGAGGGAAGGATAAGGCTTCGGTGACTGCCATCACTGTCTGCAGAAGAAGAGACTTCGGTCAGCGAGCGACATACTCGCTGCTGAACACGACCCCGCCTTCATCTTACCGGCTCCAGGTCCACGTCTCATCTGTTTGGACTCCCACTTGAACTTCCTGTTTTTCGatcatcatttttttcccccccttcccATTTGACGAAGGATATCTGATCCCAGCTGCAGCCCCTTCCTCTGTGGTCGCACTTGTTCGCCGCAGCAACCCCTCCTTTAAATGCGTGGATCCATTTCTCTTTTGATATTTGACTTTTATGCCAGTATTACTTTGTGGCAAGTGCAAACGGTAACCTGCCATATTACGGTAGCTTTACTTGTTCCAGGTGCAATATGTCGATAATGCATCCTTCAGCATTCTTACTTTCTAACTCCTGTCAGCAgtatgtttgtgttttgaaCAGCACTTTACTGTAAGTTATGTATCTTTTCTTTGAGCTCTAAACGTACGCTGCATTCATTATCTCTGGATATTTGAATTCCAGTGTTAAAACATGTtgtatgttatgtttttttttttaacccataTCAGTGTGGAGCCACACTGGAGCAGCTGGTCCTTTCTGCTGCTGGGTTTAcagttaaaggtagggtaagcgaTTCTACGCAGGTTTTATTAGGCTGCGTTCAGTGATTATGCATGGGATAGGTTCATGCCTGTACGCACACTCATGAAGTAAGGGAGTTCATGAGATGGAGGGGGCAGTTTAGCCGACGTTTGGTTTCAAATATCAACACAAATGATGTCATCCAAAATTCGCTTACCCGTCCTTTCAATATGAGCAGCCGAGGTTAATTGCaaaaagttcctttttttttttttttccagtttggaCTTCAACATGTGTTCTTAGGACAGcctgaaacattttttgaaaaacttgagTCTTTTTGTGTCTTCTTATTTGCTTATTTAACTTCCCTTTGTACTCAGTGATTGTACAAGCATTTGGTGTTCATCTGAAAAGAAGACGAGCAGGTTCAGAGAGGCCCGTCCGCTGTTCCAGTTGAATGTGCGACGGTTTCCGTCTTCACTGACGGCGGAATGAAGGATGAGGATATTCCCCGTGACGTGGGTAGCGTCTTCTGGCCGGTGTTCAGACCAACACCAGACCTTGTGAATGGATGAAGATGCTGTTGACCCGGTTGACCCGGTTAATCTCGACATGCTGTTCCGTGTGATTATGAGCTCACGTTTGGGTTTATCTCCACCCTGCGTTCTGTCatctgaaatatccaaagctcatttttttctttgtctttcgacataaaaaaaaagggaaaaactgAGGAGTTCTGCCTCTTCAGCACTCCAGACCAACACAACTTCTCCTTTTGAACTTTGGATAAAAAGGGATTTCTATCATTCTTGAATTTCACGGGTGGGGAATGATTTTTGTtgttgacccccccccccccttcatgtatACAACCGTTTTTAAAAGCACCGTCAAGATCAGGGTTCcagtttctttcatttttttggaGCTATTACTTGCCAGATCTTTACTTGTATGGTCACATATATGAAGTAATTTTATGTAccttgtatttatttgtatgtaCTTTCTTGTGGATGACTGACACGGTGTAAAATAAGGACTCTTGGTACCTGCACACAGTCTCTTTAAGTGTGCGCATCTTTGTGGAGacgacaacaaaaaacaaaaaaaaaagctcggATGATGAGTAAAGTAGTGAAATGCAAAATaacgaacaaacaaaaaaaacataaaaatagaaATTGAAATTTCTAGATATATAACCTCCCTCCTAAATGTCCTAAGTAACCTATAAAGAAATTCTTGGTATTTTTCCATGTGAATCCAAATATTTTGGAGCTTGTATGAGTCCGTTTGTGTCCCTTCGCTGTGTATCGATGAATCCAGCACATTTATTCTTCAAATAAGTCAAAGAAAAGGTCAGTTAGTGATGTATAGAAGAGTATTTGCCAATTTGTTCCTACCCAAGACCTTTGATTCCTGCAACCAAAAGAAGGATTATAAATATCGCCTTTCCTTAAAGTGTAGCATATGCGTGCGTGTTTTTGACGAGGTGCATTTCTTGTAGCGCGTGTTGTGAAGTGGGTGGAAGGGCCGAGACGTGTGAGTGGCAGTGTGGAGAAAATTTAaggatcaggtttttttttttaagcacttCAACATGTTTCCTTTTGTCACAGCTTTagatgaggaaaaacatttaacttgaCTTTAAAAATGGATCATGAAGCAGCAGGTTGTCGGTGTGTTTGTGGTGGTGGAGGTTGACTGatatgtcgttttttttttcttttcttttcttttttaaatcggGTACGCCGATGGcagtttcctttcttttgttttctctccATAAGATAACATGTAACAGTGTGAAAAACATTATCAAAGCTGTCTAACTCAAGTAAACAAGTATACAGAATTTATTGCTTAAACCGGGGGCCGATGTTACTCTGCATGATGTTCTCCGGCGCTGGTTAATCtccattattactattattttatttttttaaaaggcctGGATTCATCTTTGTGTTGGTTGTAAAGTTAAAGGAGATGTTAGTTTGAAAGGTTTAAAGTCTGGTAGATTGTGTCTGAGATGCTTGAATTGGAGCTGGATTTGAAGGCTAGCGAATGTAAACCCCGTAAACCCCATAAACCCCATAAACGTGTAAACGCCACATGTCCGAACGGTAATGGCGCGGCTTCAAATTGAGCCGCGTCCTGTCTCCAGTACTGTGTtgaaagtgtattttatttttgtaaagacAGAGATATTGAGGGGAGGAGGAAGGCACAAAAGTCCAAGAGGCAGCGTGGCCTAAACCTGCCTTTAGATCTTTttggcataaaaaaaaacgagGGCTTGTTCAGTTTACAATGGCCTTATTTTACGTAGGAGGCGTCGCTTCGCTATAGTAGCACATGACTGAAAGTTTTGACAAATGTATTTTGCTCGGAATATTGTACCGAAGTTCTATATGTGTATAGTTTTATGAATGTATTTCTAAATCCGTACACCACAACGTCGTCTAGTCTTTTGGGACTTTCTGGGGCGCGTCTCAGATGGGGCCCCCCCCACTTTTAC contains:
- the rims3 gene encoding regulating synaptic membrane exocytosis protein 3; this translates as MMLSSSVEVSSPGGISGLSGLSGLSVAARNVVRSSSISGAMYSLEKSPGSGGPDSASLAGNKKRRSSLGAKMVAIVGLSQWSKSTQQLNQQDGGTKKLRSTIRRSTETGIAVEMRNRVTRQGSKDSTDGSTNSNSSDGTFVFPTTRLGPESQFSDFLDGLGPAQIVGRQTLATPPMGDVHVGMLDRGGQLEVEVNQARGLNSKPGSRNIPATYVKVYVLENGMCLAKKKTKVVKKTLDPTYQQALLFDESPQGKVLQVIVWGDYGRMDHKCFMGMAQILLEDLDLSATVSGWYKLFPTSSLADPSIGQLTRRLSQSSLESATSPSCT